A window of Chrysoperla carnea chromosome 3, inChrCarn1.1, whole genome shotgun sequence genomic DNA:
TGCATATGAAATACTCCTCGCTTGTATTAAATTTGTCACGCATACAAAAATAGGTAAGTATTATTGTAgacaatttaattacaatttttgcttaaaatatattttttgttagtttcAAAATTCTTCTTAATGTATCTAAGGTATGGAAAATTAGTTTGCATTGTTCTTCGAAAATTCATTAACGAAAGAGTATGATAATATAGAGATATATGCTAATTGGTTGTATACTGATGGAAGTTCCTTCTATTCATAGATTTTCgaatgtttttcaatttgtttgagGTTTCctgtagcaaaattttgtgttattgtAGCAAAATAACTCTTGAAATTTCACATCGTACATCTCTTCGGTTTCCTCTTGCGTACATCATAGGTgtgagattaaaaatttttgttctcaataatgatttctttttttttgattaaagttttttttgtgatCTGCAAcgcaaaatgtatttttgagagTGATCTGGCGGtagaaaattgatcaaattataCCTTTTTATTAGTTCTAGCGTAGTAAGTATCTTCCTAGGGGTCTCTAGGAGTTATAACACCCTTGTGTATTCAAATTTCATCCGAAAAAttccgaaaaaataaaaaaaaaatttatgaaaagagaaatttaaaaaaaaattatgtggtaaaaaataatttggatataTTTTGAAGTAAGCAGAAAAAAGCAAACCTTGAATTTGATATAATTGGTTTCAGCTTCGAAAAGTATCTTCATGGAATAATGAAAGGAATATTGCGTTAATCAGCGTTGTTATTTAGCTCTTATTTGAAgttgtttgatatttattgttGGAAAAGTGAAGTGTAAGCTACGGTTATTGATGCCAGAAAGGAACATAATACGGGATACTGAAGTCTTGCCGAATTGACTGCAATTACAGTATATTGTATTAATTGACTTCCTGAACTTTTGCGTCTCAATGGACGCCAAGTTCTATTATTAATAGTCTTCGAAAATGTGGAGGGGTGGGTCCAAGCTCAAACATAGGTAATAAATGTAAATGCCTCAGGAAGCCTACATTTGGCGTCGTATGCGcctacaattttttattcttaaatgcGTATCTACCAAGACCCCACACACGGGATAACGAAGAACTTCATTCAGAAAGCTGAAGATTACTTACTTTTTACAAAGAGCTCCTGTATTTCACAAATTGAGTGCctcatctttaaattttttaaatcttaacaTCTTAAATATAACGTTTCCATGTTCTTCTTGGCTTTGctgtttttgataatcaattggacttggatttattttttgaatgtcaGGAAAATTGCTTAAagtgtaaaaatgattttttcacaattttctaggatcatattttttgtaattcggATTTGTGTTCTTTACTGTTTAAGTAACTAATTGGTTTGATACGTTAGTACTTTtctctgtaaataaaataattgtatattattagtaataatactCAATAGGCCTTTTtatcatgtcataagcgcaagtttgaaacaatttttcgtaaatctcattgttttctcgtgaggggacaaattagggcaaaactttggtgtccatttttttctaaaatataaaaaataaagagatgaaaatttgtaagtagcttcaactagtgagccTTATGAATTAAACACTCGCTTTACTCGCCTTACTGTAATTTTCATCATTGGAAGCTTTCAACACAAAATTtgcactataaaaaaattatgttcgaTTTCTCTAAAAATTCTTTAGATGTAAAAATGTTAATAGAGTAATTAGAGATCATACTATGTCGCTGTCCATTTAACAGTTAAATCCAGGTTTCTTGACAAATCAACAAAGATTTAAGGGAATTTCAGGATCATGAGGTAAGAGATCTTGAACTGCTGAGTGTTTGATGTATGATGTTTGAATTTCAACTTCAGTCAAACCCACAAACGGAGTAACTTTGTAATGAAGTATTTAGCTAAATCGGCTTATTTTGAGCAGAACTTGGATATCCATCCTACGTTTTATGGGCATTTTgtatttagaagttttattaCCCTTTGATACTCCTTTATACAGGgctcaaaataagtcgatttagcTAAACTTGCCTTAGTATCAAGTTGCTTTGTTTGATAGCTACACGGTCCTCAAGTTGAAgttttgaaatcgtttttttttttttttaactctaaaGGCGAAGTGCTATTTTACTAAAACTGTATGTTGACATTGTTTTGTAGGACAAAAAGCATACATAAGAATCATCATCAATCCATTGCAATACATTGAAGTTTATCATCAATTCATTGCCATAGAACGTAGGGCCCATTTTTAGATTCCAAACTTCCCGTATTTATACGGCCACAGAAGTGAAGAATTAAATtcgaaatttgcaattttaatcattGCAATCGATTTCAATATAAACGATTAAACAATTCTTATAATCGaataaataaaaccgaaaaaatagtCTAAGGAATTGATTCCTAGTCAGTAGATTTATATGGGACCTGGTGAAAAATGTTTTCCTGAGTGTACTTAACCAAGTCATATACATGTGaacttgtgctttttcgattcACCCCCATAGGGTGGAACAGAATTACCCGACTTCcgcattttttgatttttgacattttaatctACCTTCaccgttttcaaaatataagcatttgaaaaaataaaatgtggaTTTTCGCCGAAAACTCGttaatgtagaaaataaagattattttgtagttccggtcaaaaatttaatttgaaagcaattagatattatattttgggcGATTCTAACCATTTTTTGATCCGTGATAATTTTCATCAAACCTCACCATTTTCGATTATTCGAAGTTGacgaaatttgttgaaaattcgttagTGACGAAAATGAAGATTATTTTGAGattatgatcaaaaatttgatgtaaaaactatgattttttattttgaaacgatttttcgtcaacatttttgttttctcGTGAATgggcaaattaggacaaaactttggcgTCTATTTAAATgatagagatataaaaatttgtaggtaactTCAAATAGTGAGCCTTAAGGAAAAACGacaaaaagttttctagaaaatacttcgaaaaattttcgaaaattagtaaaattggcAGCCGGAATGTGAAACtacattttgcaagcaaaaagttgtgctacctgcgtaatagGTTAATAACTAAATTAGAAGGGTTAAAACCCTTATATCTGAGTTGAGTAAGTGTCAGGGATAGGTCTTTTGGAGATATTATTTCTCCAGATCCCCTTTCCCGTTCTTGGTACcacaaaatcacttttttcacGGTTTTTAAAGCTTTCTAAATCTCCGCAGCTCCTCCAAAGTAAGCTAGAGGGCAGTCAAGGATTTGTCATTGAGTGCTTAAAGCTTTACTCACCTCCAAAGCCATCCCTTCTTCAATCTAAGCTTAAGgtttgaaaattgatatataaGTTAATGTAAACAATCTGCGTTTTGGGAATGTGAACTTAAACTCTCAAAGggtcaaaatattaagaaaactgTTCTACATACCATGTAAATGGCCTGTGTTCTGGAATTCAATTCAGCATGCTAAACTAACAGCATTCCAAGTTAACCCAGTTGTTGGATTTATTTTCAGAACACATGTATGATGCTGGTGTAAGTTAACAATATGTAGTATTGAATGaaatgtgtatatgaaatatatatcaaggtatactaattttagttccaagtttgtaacgcttcaaattgatgatatgaaaataaaaaaaaaatttagaaaatacttttgaaaattttcatccataattgtttttgtgttttaaacttttctaatttattataaataatgtaagcaCAGATTTCAATAAGATTCGATATGAGCTTGTTGTACTAGGATATTCGCTTTCCGagcaaaattgacatttaaaattctgtatcatctgaaataatcatcgcactgaAATTTTACTGATATCATTCGAAAACTGAACTGCCTTCTTGTAAATCcttgcatattgttttataaaaaaaattttgccactctcccaattttcttttttaaaacataccaaaaaacacatttttccatattttagacGTTTTGTAAAAAAAGCCTAAAATCTAAAATCTGGGTGATTGTCAAGACCTTGTCTAAAACTGTATAAGTGAGAAACATGAACCCTTATAAGAGAAAGTCATTCTTCAATTACGTGAGACTAACTAAACCTCTATAAGTAAGAAAAACCATTCCTGTACATGTGCAAACCAGAAATTTGGTTTAGTAATAACCTTCATAAGCGAAATAGAAATTTTGGTCCCTTGAACTTTATTCTTATACGACTAATAAgcattactttaaatttaaagtatttaaaaaaacaatattggcATTGAGTGTGGTTTTTTGCACTCTTCTTAACGTTgagttattttcttattttataaaatttctcaaatacctttaaaacaaacaattagaCAAAAGTAGGAAATGGcgacttaaaaaaaagtcattgtatttaatcgaaagaaaatacacttaaagtttatcgataattgtaggtaaAAGTCATGAACACAGGCGAATCTCCTACATGCTCTTGACAATTTTCCGtggttagcgtgttttctttcgattaaatgcaataatgatatattttgaaGTCGCATTTACTCCGAAAGCtgatgattttcgaaaaaatggtttagttgaaaaatgttagttttttatgaagatataaagtttaggatataaattggttgttaaagaaacccgaagaactaggtccaatctgatgtccaAACGTGATACCCACCGTCAAACTGAAACtcttgtttaagttattttttcattggttaactacaaaacgagctattagatGGTATTCTctggaattaaataaatagtatattaaagAGAGATGAGAGGATGTTTACATTTTCTTAAtgatacaagtgaaatttacaaaatttaaaaaaccctcgacaaatttttcgggtacgtaatcctaaactcgcacttgaaatacatctaagaacactcaattaaattacctttttccttaaagctttttccaaattgaatcgattttgaagatcattgtcaattttttagttttttcgggtacggaaccgtaaactcgcacttgaaacgtagctaagaacactctccattaaattaccttttaaactaaatcaaaaaaatcaaaattggttcatcagTTTAGGTGCAACGATGCCACACACACgcatacacatagcggtcaaacttaaaacaccccttttttttattttgggggttaaaaaattcttaagcTCAAGATAAAAACCAGAGTGAAATTGTATTGAGATTTATAGAAGTTGGCAGGCATATTATAAGCAAAGTTGTGAAGGTATTTATGCAGAGCAAGATTTTCTTACACCTTATGATGcatatacaataattcaattgGCAGGGTGATCGGTTTATCGACATACGATGTAGGCGCATTCTTTAcattaggaaatattttttttaaatagtattgaaaGCACTTTATAATACGAAAAAAGAGAGTATcctgaatttttaatttgaacgataaaatgCATTGACAAcgagtttattaatttttgagaataacgatttcttataaaaacttCATTTAAGTTTACCCATTTTTTTCTTCTAGATTCTCCAAAACATATATATTCTAAACAGTCTAAACAGACATAAAGATCACAATGAGTGTGATCATTCGGTTACAAAATTTACCTTGGTCAGCAAATGCACTTGACATTCGTCAATATTTTCGTGGACTCAGCATTCCTGAAGGAGGTGTTCATATTGTCGGTGGCGAATTAGGAGATGCTTTCATTGCTTtcaggtatatattttattatcaataatatggttaaaattaaataagcgaaaaaaaaaattaagtttaaagtAAAGTACTCGATCAACAATAttaggaaatatttattttaataaaattttgtaaaaaatcagCCTGACAATCAATCTGACAATTTACCGAAATGTACAGTTATGGAATCTTCAGTAAGAATGCTCCCTGAATGTTTCATTTGCAGATTTTTCCCTAAGAAAAAAACTTCCAATTTCCCAAGTTTAGATGAAAAAATGAATCCTCCCCCCTTAACTAACTTATGAGGTTGGTATGATATACCTACTATTCGAAGCACCCTAAAAATTTGCAAccttctatcttttatagtttcatAATAAACCTCCGGAAATTAAACTTGGAAAAAAGAACAATCCCTTTCACCTAATATTCGAAGCTGCATActgattttcaaatttctatctcTTATGGAATCGGAGAAGAGTCAAGATTAGTGCTAATCACAAATCATAAAATGTtcccaatttttaattaatatttttttatttaacagtaCCGATGAAGATGCTCGGCAAGCATTTAATATGAATGGCGGCAAAATTAAAGAAGTGCAGATAAAACTTTTGCTAAGCTCTCGTACTGAAATGCAAAAAGTAATTGAGGCTGCACGCAATCCAACACCGTTCATGCAAGTAGTAGCTCCTCAACCATTAACCTTACCAGCTCAAGTTGCATCAGTTCttacaaatttagtagaatCAAAAACTGACTCAAAGAATTCATTGACTCGTGACGATAAAAGCACTGAAAAGAAAAGCAGACGAAGTCGGTCACGTTCACGTGAACGTCGTGATCGCCGAGATCGATCAAGAGATCGTTCACGTGATCGCAAAGATCGTAGACGACGTGATAGAAGCCGATCGCGTGATCGCCGTGATCGTCATAGACGGGATCGTAGTCGATCACGTAATCGTAGCCGCACAAATGATAGAAGTCGTTCCAGAGATCGTGATCCATGGCGTGGCCGTGACAAAAAGAAGGAACCAAGTGAAGATAAACTAAATGGCGGTGATGTATCATCCACTAGTACTACAAATACTGATATTATTGAATGTACTGGTCCAATTCCAGCACCTGCCACAAGTCAAAGTGTTTGGGATGTGCCGCAATTGATGAGTgggaaaagtaatttaaataatccaGCGCGTAATAATTTACCAAGTCTTATGAATTCTTTTGATCAAAATCGACGATCTGCTTCAATTCTTCCAATGGCTGGACCTATAGATGTTGACAAACATGTACCGGGTGATTTTAGAAATAGAGATAGTTGGCCTCCAACTAATCAATCGTTTAACGATATACGATTCCAAAATCAAGGAATGAATCAACAAGGCATGAACTTTAGAGATTCTGATAGATCGTCATTTAATAATCGTggtaaaaatttcgattccTTTGGAAGTGACAATCGTTTTGGCAATATGTCAGGAAATAATAGTATGTCTAGACCTTTATTAAATAGACCGATTAACTTAACCGGTGCACCTTTTAGCCCGTATGATAGTTGTTCTATGGATTCGAATAGTAGCATGGGTCAAAACGAACGTAGTAACGATAGTTATCATCGTGATTCAAAGCCAAAAATACCTCGATCTGGTTGCTGTGTTAAGATGCATCTTGGTCGTGGTGGTTATGGTGATGTAAGAAGATTCTTCCAAGGCCTATTTATTGCAAATGATGGTGTAAAATTAGTAAACGATGAAGATGGACGTCGAACTGGTATCGCTTACGTGCGATTTGTACAACCAGAAGGTAAACGAGAAGCTTTACAACGTTCCGGCACCTCATATCGAGGTAATTCTGTTGAAATAACACATTGTGATGATTCAGAATTTGATAATGCAATAGATTCGTATGTTCCACCACAAAATCGAGAAATTATTAAAGATGATAGACCTTTGGATAGAGCTAGTATTTATGGTGAAAATATAATACGAAATGTTGACGATAAATTATCGTGTATTGCTGTTTTAAATTTACCGCCATATACTAAAGAACATGATATTATAACAATGGTAGGTGATTTCCAAGTAGTTTCCGTTTTAATGGTAATGAACAAAGATTCACAACAATTAgcatatttacaatttacaaagtCAGATGATGCATTaagattttataatatgaaagaTAAACATTACATCAATGGTAAAAGTATAACAATACAATTAGTCTCAGAAAATATATTCTTCGAGGTTAAACGACA
This region includes:
- the LOC123296960 gene encoding uncharacterized protein LOC123296960; protein product: MSVIIRLQNLPWSANALDIRQYFRGLSIPEGGVHIVGGELGDAFIAFSTDEDARQAFNMNGGKIKEVQIKLLLSSRTEMQKVIEAARNPTPFMQVVAPQPLTLPAQVASVLTNLVESKTDSKNSLTRDDKSTEKKSRRSRSRSRERRDRRDRSRDRSRDRKDRRRRDRSRSRDRRDRHRRDRSRSRNRSRTNDRSRSRDRDPWRGRDKKKEPSEDKLNGGDVSSTSTTNTDIIECTGPIPAPATSQSVWDVPQLMSGKSNLNNPARNNLPSLMNSFDQNRRSASILPMAGPIDVDKHVPGDFRNRDSWPPTNQSFNDIRFQNQGMNQQGMNFRDSDRSSFNNRGKNFDSFGSDNRFGNMSGNNSMSRPLLNRPINLTGAPFSPYDSCSMDSNSSMGQNERSNDSYHRDSKPKIPRSGCCVKMHLGRGGYGDVRRFFQGLFIANDGVKLVNDEDGRRTGIAYVRFVQPEGKREALQRSGTSYRGNSVEITHCDDSEFDNAIDSYVPPQNREIIKDDRPLDRASIYGENIIRNVDDKLSCIAVLNLPPYTKEHDIITMVGDFQVVSVLMVMNKDSQQLAYLQFTKSDDALRFYNMKDKHYINGKSITIQLVSENIFFEVKRQHNSGSGIVDIPDEASLASKGTSSNDSPVSDCVVLKGLPQKTCDRDIIDFFSDIGLIPSRIHVPFGKSSKQSFCYCEFSEPSQALQALTKNGTQLGMSEVIVELIPRREMEQLIGITPSPENRFNNSSNGHNNQISNRNINGPRRPLLSGPPSQRQQQTASPQYVPEAFRNPGCVLSLENVPFRAGVSEILDFFRDFHIPEENVMRRFNDRGHPTGDARVAFSSPLEAQRAFSELRHCKIRDRTIFMHLQ